The Christiangramia flava JLT2011 genome has a segment encoding these proteins:
- a CDS encoding SLC13 family permease: protein MSSVLKKITLFAGPAIFLFLQFLGGPEGLSENAFSVLCVTIWMALWWVTEAVPIAVTALLPIVLFPLTGAIDIGTTTESYGHKYVFLYLGGFILAAAIERWGLHKRIALNIINLIGSNIKKIILGFMLATAFLSMWISNTATSVMMLPIGTAIIAQLKDNPKTVENETEIFGKALMLAIAYSASIGGIATLIGTPPNLVLAGIVEELYGIEISFSKWIVLGLPVSALVLFLCYQYLTSRAFDFKQKEFPGGKQEIRRLLKQLGNMRASEKRVMIIFIITAFCWISRSFLLQKLFPAIDDTIIAMAAAVLLFLVPAGDADRKLLTWEEAVQIPWGIIILFGGGMALATGFSETGLAEWIGSQLVNLENLPLLLLVVILVAAVNFLTEITSNLATTAMLLPILASMALALNLHPYFLMVGATLAASCAFMLPVATPPNAVVFGSGYLKIPDMIRTGFWLNILSIVVISLIIYFGLPYLWDFDPREIPSKFTGN from the coding sequence ATGTCTTCAGTTTTAAAGAAAATCACCTTATTCGCCGGTCCGGCGATTTTTTTATTCTTGCAATTTCTGGGCGGGCCAGAAGGTCTGTCTGAAAATGCCTTTTCCGTCCTCTGTGTGACCATCTGGATGGCGCTCTGGTGGGTGACGGAGGCGGTTCCGATTGCTGTGACTGCTCTTTTGCCTATCGTTCTTTTTCCTTTGACCGGAGCGATAGACATTGGAACTACGACGGAATCTTACGGCCATAAATATGTGTTTTTGTACCTCGGTGGGTTCATCCTCGCGGCGGCTATCGAACGCTGGGGTTTACATAAAAGAATTGCTTTGAACATCATCAACCTTATCGGGTCGAATATCAAGAAGATTATCTTAGGCTTCATGCTGGCGACTGCATTCCTGTCTATGTGGATCTCCAATACCGCGACTTCAGTAATGATGCTGCCTATTGGAACGGCTATTATCGCCCAGCTGAAAGATAATCCGAAAACGGTCGAAAATGAAACCGAGATCTTCGGAAAAGCCCTTATGTTGGCCATTGCCTACAGTGCCTCTATTGGTGGGATCGCTACGCTTATAGGAACACCGCCTAACCTGGTCCTGGCCGGAATCGTGGAAGAATTATACGGGATCGAAATTTCCTTTAGTAAATGGATCGTCCTGGGTCTCCCGGTTTCCGCGCTGGTTTTGTTCCTGTGTTATCAATATTTGACATCCAGGGCATTTGATTTTAAACAAAAGGAATTTCCCGGTGGTAAACAGGAAATCAGGCGGCTTCTGAAGCAATTAGGGAACATGCGCGCTTCGGAAAAAAGAGTGATGATTATTTTTATCATTACCGCCTTTTGCTGGATCAGCCGAAGTTTTTTACTTCAGAAGCTTTTTCCGGCAATAGACGACACGATCATAGCGATGGCGGCGGCGGTCCTGCTTTTCCTCGTCCCGGCAGGAGACGCTGACCGAAAATTGCTCACCTGGGAAGAAGCGGTGCAGATTCCCTGGGGCATTATCATTCTCTTTGGAGGAGGGATGGCGCTGGCTACCGGTTTTAGCGAGACCGGCCTGGCAGAATGGATCGGGAGTCAGTTGGTGAACCTGGAAAACCTTCCGTTATTGTTACTGGTTGTGATCCTGGTAGCCGCCGTAAATTTCTTAACCGAAATCACTTCGAACCTCGCAACAACAGCCATGCTCTTACCCATTTTGGCCTCGATGGCGCTGGCCCTTAACCTGCATCCATACTTTTTGATGGTAGGAGCCACCCTTGCCGCATCCTGTGCTTTTATGCTTCCCGTTGCCACGCCGCCCAATGCGGTGGTTTTTGGTTCCGGATACCTGAAAATACCCGATATGATCCGAACCGGTTTCTGGCTGAATATACTTTCGATAGTAGTGATCAGCTTAATAATCTACTTCGGTCTGCCGTATTTATGGGATTTTGATCCCCGGGAAATTCCTTCGAAATTCACCGGAAATTAA
- a CDS encoding arsenosugar biosynthesis-associated peroxidase-like protein — MSKNYYDPADLRKFGEITEWSEELGTKFFDYYGKVFEEGALSAREKSLIALAVAHVVKCPYCIDAYTKDGLQRGITKEEMMEAVHAGAAIESGATLVHGVQMMNKYKKLSM, encoded by the coding sequence ATGTCTAAAAATTATTATGATCCGGCAGATCTTCGGAAGTTTGGGGAGATCACTGAGTGGAGTGAAGAACTGGGAACGAAATTTTTCGATTATTACGGGAAAGTTTTTGAGGAGGGAGCACTGTCTGCAAGAGAAAAATCCCTGATCGCACTGGCGGTAGCACACGTGGTAAAATGTCCGTATTGTATCGATGCTTATACCAAAGATGGTTTGCAGCGCGGGATAACCAAAGAGGAAATGATGGAGGCGGTTCATGCGGGCGCAGCCATCGAAAGTGGAGCAACCTTAGTTCATGGCGTGCAAATGATGAATAAATATAAGAAGCTGAGTATGTAA
- a CDS encoding TIGR04282 family arsenosugar biosynthesis glycosyltransferase, with translation MTGKTAILIFANSSSEELKTKKIQRSALLFDHLNQKVLKIARSTGLPYFLFSEEEQKGSNFGERFTHAIASVFQKGYQNVISIGNDTPGLSKNHILRTATSLKNNGMVLGPSFDGGFYLMGMRKELFCKKQFLKLPWQTAQLTKCIRRLLGKKFENIVWLERLRDIDNESDLKHIVNTFQFVGDVLRTIILKITKSAQTFFSEMIQVQQLVFIRHFFNKGSPFQI, from the coding sequence ATGACCGGGAAAACCGCCATACTCATTTTTGCCAATTCTTCTTCGGAAGAACTGAAGACCAAGAAAATCCAAAGGTCAGCACTGCTATTTGACCATCTTAATCAAAAGGTGCTGAAAATTGCCAGAAGCACCGGTCTGCCTTATTTCCTTTTTTCAGAAGAAGAACAGAAAGGCTCTAATTTTGGTGAGCGGTTTACGCACGCTATTGCCTCTGTTTTTCAGAAAGGCTATCAAAATGTGATTAGTATCGGGAATGATACACCGGGGCTGTCAAAAAACCATATTCTAAGAACCGCGACCTCGCTTAAAAACAATGGAATGGTTCTGGGGCCATCTTTTGATGGGGGTTTTTACTTAATGGGTATGCGGAAGGAGTTGTTCTGTAAAAAACAATTTCTGAAACTGCCGTGGCAAACGGCTCAATTAACTAAATGCATCAGGCGCTTACTCGGCAAAAAGTTCGAAAACATTGTTTGGCTGGAGCGCCTTAGAGATATAGATAACGAATCTGATCTTAAGCATATCGTCAATACATTTCAGTTTGTTGGAGATGTATTACGAACTATAATTCTTAAAATTACGAAGTCTGCACAGACATTTTTCTCCGAAATGATTCAAGTGCAGCAACTCGTGTTCATTCGTCATTTTTTTAATAAAGGTTCGCCTTTTCAGATTTAA
- the arsS gene encoding arsenosugar biosynthesis radical SAM (seleno)protein ArsS (Some members of this family are selenoproteins.), protein MSVKSLKARKDDLSSPKKQLEILDNGMFEDGDLPRFKDKIANTGHKPFKPGKLEILQINLGYMCNQVCSHCHVDAGPDRKEIMTRETMQQCLEVIKTTGAHTLDLTGGAPEMNPEFRWFVEEASKAGIKDFIVRSNLTIILANKKYHELPEFFKKHNVHVVSSLPFYKREKTDKQRGSGVFDKSIKALQMLNKVGYAKEGTGLKLDLVYNPAGAFLPTNQKAMENDFKVALKEDFNIDFDNLFAITNLPISRFLEYLIASENYEDYMYALVDAYNPAAVENVMCRNTISISWDGWLYDCDFNQMLELKVDSKVKHISEYNEDLLNDREIVISQHCYGCTAGAGSSCQGTVAE, encoded by the coding sequence ATGTCAGTTAAATCGCTAAAGGCGCGGAAAGATGATCTTTCCAGTCCTAAAAAGCAATTGGAAATATTAGATAACGGAATGTTTGAAGATGGTGATCTGCCTCGATTTAAAGATAAGATTGCCAACACAGGTCATAAGCCGTTCAAGCCAGGAAAACTGGAAATCCTTCAGATAAATCTCGGCTATATGTGCAACCAGGTCTGTTCGCACTGCCATGTTGATGCAGGTCCCGACCGAAAAGAGATCATGACCAGGGAAACCATGCAACAGTGTTTGGAAGTGATCAAAACTACCGGCGCGCATACCCTGGACCTAACGGGGGGAGCTCCAGAAATGAATCCGGAGTTCAGGTGGTTTGTGGAGGAAGCTTCAAAAGCCGGAATTAAAGACTTTATCGTTCGTTCCAATCTTACTATAATCCTGGCGAATAAAAAATACCACGAACTACCGGAATTCTTCAAAAAGCACAACGTTCACGTGGTGTCTTCTCTTCCGTTCTATAAAAGAGAGAAAACAGACAAGCAGCGTGGCAGCGGAGTTTTCGATAAATCGATAAAAGCTCTTCAAATGCTGAATAAGGTTGGTTATGCTAAGGAAGGAACCGGTTTAAAACTGGATCTGGTATACAATCCTGCAGGAGCTTTTCTGCCAACCAATCAGAAGGCCATGGAAAATGATTTTAAAGTTGCTTTGAAAGAGGACTTTAATATCGATTTTGATAATCTTTTTGCGATTACAAACCTGCCAATTAGCCGATTCCTGGAATATTTAATAGCTTCTGAAAATTATGAAGATTATATGTATGCACTGGTAGATGCCTATAATCCTGCAGCTGTAGAAAATGTGATGTGCAGAAACACCATTTCGATAAGCTGGGACGGCTGGCTGTATGATTGCGATTTCAACCAGATGCTCGAGCTGAAGGTAGACAGTAAAGTGAAGCATATCAGTGAATATAACGAGGACTTGCTGAATGATCGGGAAATCGTGATTTCTCAGCATTGTTACGGTTGTACTGCCGGTGCTGGAAGTAGTTGCCAGGGAACTGTAGCCGAATAA
- a CDS encoding helix-turn-helix domain-containing protein, which yields MSYTMRIDVKTLPVNEIMQDLSEGFKTELFNNSGEFRIDIPKDCGVGYIRGSSFDSGIGFITYNCQFYEDVEIHFSLNTVHPLKFIFCSEGMVGHSFQKTDQVNSIDTYQNIVVSSSGYDGHVLYFKKNTPTHVSSLEIIRSVFAHRSNYDFKDLDPTLKELFKDSVSKQQFFYQGNYSIKAADLMEEINIKEHTGFLRSLFLEGKAFEMLVIQIAQYQDDENSDNLPQILRKSDIQKVDYVAKRIQGDLSTNHTVEALAKEAGTNVNKLQEGFKYVYNLTVNKYMQQVKLEAAKEMLMNSEKNISEIVTAIGLNNRSYFSKVFKENYGVSPKYFLKARKAIKEELDDQD from the coding sequence ATGAGCTACACCATGAGAATTGACGTTAAAACCCTGCCAGTCAACGAAATAATGCAAGACCTTTCCGAAGGTTTCAAAACCGAATTGTTCAATAATAGCGGAGAATTTCGCATAGATATCCCCAAAGATTGCGGAGTTGGCTATATAAGGGGGAGCAGCTTTGATTCAGGCATTGGTTTTATCACTTATAACTGTCAATTTTACGAGGATGTGGAAATTCATTTCAGTCTTAACACAGTACATCCCTTAAAATTTATATTCTGTTCAGAAGGAATGGTGGGGCATTCTTTTCAGAAGACCGATCAGGTAAACAGCATCGACACTTACCAGAACATAGTGGTGAGCAGCAGCGGTTACGATGGCCATGTGCTCTATTTTAAAAAGAACACTCCCACGCATGTGTCGAGCCTGGAGATCATTCGCTCAGTTTTCGCTCATCGTTCCAATTACGATTTCAAAGATCTCGATCCAACTTTGAAGGAGCTTTTCAAGGATTCCGTTTCCAAGCAACAGTTCTTTTACCAGGGAAATTACAGCATCAAAGCTGCTGATTTGATGGAAGAGATCAACATCAAGGAGCACACCGGTTTCCTTCGAAGCCTGTTCCTGGAGGGAAAAGCTTTCGAGATGCTGGTGATCCAGATCGCACAGTACCAGGATGACGAAAACAGTGACAATCTTCCGCAGATCCTTCGGAAATCAGACATCCAAAAAGTGGATTACGTGGCTAAACGCATCCAGGGCGACCTCAGCACCAATCATACGGTGGAAGCGCTCGCCAAGGAGGCCGGAACCAACGTGAACAAACTTCAGGAAGGCTTCAAATATGTGTACAATCTTACCGTGAACAAATACATGCAGCAGGTAAAACTGGAAGCCGCGAAGGAAATGCTGATGAATTCTGAAAAGAATATTTCAGAGATCGTGACAGCGATAGGTTTGAATAACAGAAGCTACTTTTCAAAAGTATTTAAAGAGAACTACGGCGTGAGTCCGAAATATTTCCTGAAAGCCCGGAAAGCTATCAAGGAAGAACTGGATGACCAGGATTAA